The Vigna unguiculata cultivar IT97K-499-35 chromosome 1, ASM411807v1, whole genome shotgun sequence nucleotide sequence ttttaatttattatttaaaagaagttgacgtaatatattatattttttataataatcaaaCTATATTGATTGAcaaaagaatttcaaaaagtAAGTTGTGTAAGAGATTAGAGtgctaaataaataaataaataataatcaaagcaaacaaataaattgcgttaattatataagtaaattactattttgatatataaaaatttgtaatattaaaaataattctattttgtatatttaagtattaaacttatttatttatttattttagaaataaaaaaaatttaaattaatttttagaaatgtaTATCATGgattaaattgattaataaaataatttaaactttatacATATTTGACGTTTTGATAATTGATATATTTCGGAAAGTAATAATCTGTTTAAgagctaaaataataatttattagatattgaATGATAGAGTTGAAACACATTCTTATTTTTACAATAGATCGGTCTAAAATCGAATCAAATggataaaagattaaaataactttttaaagaGAGAATTTTTTATATAGCACTGCAAATcctaaaaagataaatttaaaaataaaaaaaaaatagtataaaagtttataattgaaatataagctattcttttataatttattgaatgaaaaattaattagaagCTATAAAAGGATAaagttaagaataaaaaaatagtataagcaaattagtttaaaataaaataaatagataaaaataaataaattatatgcacgacaacaaaataaataaaactaaacaattaaataaatggataaaaaggtaaaataactCATATACACTTGTGGTaacaaaatcaatataaaaaaaaatatcaaatgactaaaaaactaaacttttaaaatacttgtcagcaaaataaaataggtaatagagtaaattttttaatatcttattttttatattataatagataatagatagGCTTAATTATTCGAATGATTTTCACATTTTTAGGATTGGGTCAATTTGATctccgcttttaaaaaagttttaattcaattccaacatttgaaaaaatgtctcaattaggtccctttcaaacaaaaattaccaACATTGTTAACGGTATACCACGTGTTAATatgtagttttttaaaattttgttgtaaattttctttcattattttataattttttaataatttttttcgaAATTTTTTTTGCAACGTTTCAAGTACATGGCGTGAAATGTGGCCTTGTCAAGTGTCATGTGACATTGTCACTGTCAGATGTCATTGTCTTATTCAATTAAGTCTCTACTTATATCTCtataattcaatttaatccctacttatgtcttttttattcaattatgtcctaattttttaaaataatgaaaatatgtttttttaattcatgttttgttaaaagattaaaactaattaggtataattatttttacaaaattaagtatgaatatctatattaaaatttagtactaaaagaaatgattaacaaaaaaaatgggttaataatatacaataataatataatacgttaaaaaatcatttttaataaaaaatattaatatataatttatacaaataataaacttCATCTTCGAACGAGACGatattactatattttaaaaacaaattgggtaattaacaaaacatgattaataatatctaataatgttaaaaaattatttttaataaatattaaatataatttttaaaaataaataaataaaatgataaaaattaaatcgtttaatattaatacaaaaagAACACACGAAGATAACTAAATAAAGTGATAAAGAAAGCTAACTCGAACTCATCATGTTAGTTGATAACGTAAACTCTAAAACTCaagtcaaaaattaaaaatatttaagtactCAACAAAAAAgcaaaattcaacaaaaatcaattaaaaatatctaaatttaggAATCACTTAAAACTTAAGCCTATTTTTATTAATagcatttgaaaaattaaattctattaatttaattattaaatatttgtatattaattcAATGATCATAAAGTTTTGGACAAAATGGGTATATTTTACAGCCAacatttacttattttaatttttaaaaacacattacatgttaattaaatttgtttaatacgCTATTAAAtgatcttaaaattttttaaaaagttaacagatttaatttattcaataaaactTCAATTTATAATGGTTACATCAAAAACATCAATTTATAATGCATAACTCTGAATGTAAAAGTAGAGTGCTaacaactttgtttttttttatcattacggtttaatttcattataaaattacaaaaatgaaataactttaaaaagaaaaaattgaattcgGATAAGTTGTGTCAcaagttgataaaaaaattgaagtcgTGACAATATCATACAATTTCAATACATTTAACTTCAAGACATTTCACAAAAAAAACCGAAGGCGTCAACATTATATGACTTCAGTACATTTGACTTTGAAGTCGTGGCAGCATTACAACATTTTGTATAATAGTGAAGTTGTCTTGAGTTGTAacaatttcaacttttttcatgaaaattgtCTTGACATgactttattttagttaatgtaAAATCATCTGAGACATGacttttctaaattaaatattttttgcaaAACTTGCCCCATTTgataatttcaaaatgaaattacACCAGAATTTTACAAAAAACGAACAACTTCGGTGTAGGTGAAAAAGTTGTCCCAATTTCCTGGTCGACATTATTTCTTGCAAGAGTAATTGAGTGAGTATGATGTGCTAATCAAAGGCCAGGCAAATTCaaggaattttaaaaaaaaatgttcaactCATCATGTATCACCTTTATTTCATACGTCTAATTCTTTGAATAGTATACAGAACACAATTAGGAAGCTGTAAGCAGGAACAGAACTAAGTACTGCTCCATCTTcaaaattagtgaaaaaaaaaaagaggaatgAAAAGATTTCAATCTATATCATGAGTTTGTGTTTTCCATATACATTTGGATGGAGTTGATTTTATTCTCTGAACATTGTGTCCTGATTGTTCCTGCTTCTTTGTCAGATTTTCTTGAGGATTTCTATTCACTTTTACCACATCAGCTTTCACTATGTGATGATCTGAAGTCCCTTTGGAAGAAAGGACTAAGTAAGACCCTGAAACAAATTCATATGTGGAATCTGAGGAAGATAATATGTAATCTACCCGAGTCCCATACTTGCACGTTCCTTGGACACctgcatcaaatttttaattttgacaaaCTTAGTACGAGAATAAACTTGAACCTTCATAAAGACAAAGAATAAaagaggttgttgttgttgttgttgtactTTGTCCTTTGGCAATCATGACAACAGATTCACATTCCCCTGAAAAGTCCTTTGCATCTCTGTAGTGTCTGTTCTTCAGATATTTCATGACTTCAACCTTGGGTGTTGGCTTTCCCATCTCCTCATAGTACTACACACAAATGAACCAATTCACAGTTTTCATTTTTGCATTTTGAGAAAATTGAGGTtgtgatgtatatatatatatatatacctttacAATATCTGTCCATCTTTCTTGGGAATAATCCGATTCATCAAGAGAATTAAGTCCACCGGCTAAAATGTGTGGCTCATCATTAGATTGAAGTATTGCATTTATCTGCTTCATTCTCAAACTCTCATCAAGATGATCAAGGTGGGTGCAGTAAAAGTGTAGTTCACCTTCTTCTGGTACATCGATAGTGGCCTTCAGAACATTCCTGTTGCATAAAATTGCTGTCACATTCATTCACACTTGTTACTAACTCATTCCAACACACCAAATTTAACACACATTTCCTTTAACTGCAATTAGCTAAATTGTTTTCATGTTCCAACCTTTCACAGGCTGGATTTCCACTAATATTATTACCATAACATAATCATTCTGTGACATAAGGGCATGGACAACCAGTACCTTCGGATTAAAGTAAGACAAATTTCTTGCTTTCAATCATCACGAAATTGAGAAACAACAGTGATGTAATATTCTTACTCTCCTTCAATATCATACAGATTGGGCGTCAAGCTATTTCTTGAAACGGCAACATTACTAAGTTTTTGCAATATTACAAAGTGATCATGATTTCATACGTACATAACATAGTTTGCTTCACTCCAAACATAAAGAAAACGTTTAAAGAAATTGTACATAACGTTCTacacttttaattttgtatttttgttaattatactGTTTTAAACTACGCATGTAAcgtttgaagaaaatgtatatgctatataattttaatgtaaaggAAGAAGTTAAGTATTAATGCATGtgtaaatgtaaataaattgaGCAATGAATAATCCATAAATGTGTTCACAAGAATGTTGATGGAAAATGTAAAATCTGAAATGAACATAGATGAATTTGCATAGGTGACAGACAACACAAAAGCTTAGGTGGGGACATTCTGCATCGCTGTACACAGTTCATACATTCCTTCAAAAAGCTCTCATTACAGTTGGTTTTCCGTGTTTCTGATGAGTGCCAGTTGCATAATCGAATGAAGTAAATTGTAATTAcagtaattaaataattgaaaaatgacCTGAAATCGGTGTGGTCGAAGATTTTCTGCAGCTTCCATCGTTTAATGGGCCACTTGGAGAGAACGGCGTTGCCGTATTGAGGGGCCCAGCTTTCGGCGAAGACGTAGTTCATTCCCAAAGCTCGAGCCAAATCAGACAAAGGCTTCATCCCGTTCTCTTCCTCCGCCTTCACGTCTTGCAACCCCAAAACGTCGGCGTTTACTTCTCTCAGAACTTCAAGCACCGTTTTCCTCTGCCTCTCTCCCTCCACTTCCTCGCTGAAACTCCACGACCCTTTTGCTCTCTCGTGCTCCGAAAAACTCGTCTGCCGCAGCGAAATCTCGTTGTCGGGTAAGTTGATCGACACTCGCAGCTTTGACTTCCCCAACGGCGGAGACTGCGACTGTTTCAAAATGCTCCGTGGTGGTCGGTCGTACGTTGACTTTGGTCGCTCCACGTTGTCGTCGTCCGAGGCGGTGCTTCTGTCTGGTTCGAGAAGCACCGGTGCCATAGAGAAGAATGCGGCGTTGAACGTAGCGATTCGTATTGGTTTGGAAGGAGGAGAGGGAGGTTCGGTGGGAGGTTTGGGAGAGGGGTTGTCGAAGCTAGGCTTGGACTTGGAACGACGCCGTAGTGAGGACTTGAGGAGGGAGCTGAGGCGACGGAGGTTCTTGTTGAGAAGTTTAAGCATGATGgagaaatttttaattttgtggtTCCAAAGTTTTGTTGTATGATTGGTATAGAAGGGGTTGATTGAATAAAATAGAACACGACAATCTTAAATCTTATTAAGTAGGTTAATTATGTGAGTGAATGAATTTAATGAtgcattaatttatttttgagttGGATGTGAGTGGCTAGTGACGATGAGAGATGAGTTTGCAGTGACATTGTACGTGGGCTCTATCTAATGAGAAAACTTAGAAATGGACAAAAATTGCTCCATGCATTGGTGAAAACAAGAAACCTAATAATGTCACTTATCTTTAGGACACATGCCTCTTGGTCACAGGTTTTCTGCATGCCCGCTACATGTCTAACATGCAAAAAGCTACCAtcttcattacaaaaaaaaaataaaaaaattacaataatattttaataactaatttttgataatttttacaGTGTGAATGAAACATGCAATATTTAGAGTGTGAGCCCCAACTGCTCCACAAAAGATAATTGGCTTCcttcaattgtttttatttaagtaatgaaACAAATGTCCTTTAAGCCTTATAGGGAAACAAGGTTTCTCAACATAGTTTATATGCCAATAAAATCAAGATCATAATATGTTGCCTTTTTAGCTAAAACAactcttatatattattttctagttTTCCTACTTTGGTTGAAAGGATGCAACAAACCAATGAGGGAAAAACAAAGTCTAATAGGAATAACTTTACTCAGCCAACAACTCTGCTCATTGCCATAGAATCACATTCTTATTTAGAACGTAAGGTCAACAGAAACCTGTGGAAACCCTCTATCATCAATTATCATACGGTTCAAATCAAGGTTATTATAATCTTgaacaatatttaaattttataacataCGTGAGAgaatatatattaactttttatatcGATGAAAGTAAtgttaaattacatatatgagTTGAAATCTGATGtcgagaaaaattaaatattataaagacgaagattcataaattttgtattttaacaaagttttggaTTAGAATCCATATAAATCTCTTATATATacattgaatttatattttattggtgTTTATCTTCTTGGTgatcttattttaaaagaatgtcggaaatagttgaaaataataacaattaataattttttcaccCGTACCCTTCCGATTTTTGTTAGAAatggactttaagtctaactcaatcctACAAAATCGGTTTGTAAAGTGAAGATTGcacctatttatatattatgaattgacgttatctctaatcgatgtgagactttcaacaattttcttaacaatcaaaaacatatataagtgAGATTATCTATGACATAAAACCCATCATGTCATGTTAGCTGTATATAGCGGGGACCCAGCCTCAGCACATCACCTTTCCCTTCTTGGCGTTCTTCAGTATTTTACATTAACCTtggatctttttttttttcctttcttgtttGGTTTCATTAGAAGATAACAAGTAACACATTAAGTTATAAGTAGAAGCTTCTTATAAGAAAAAGACAACTAACCTTTCCTTAAAGAAGATGATGTATGCAAGATAAGCTTCTTGATTTTGTATATGTAGTGACATGGTAAACATGAGTTCCACATATGGTACAAGGTAATAGTGACAAGGTAAACATCAGCAACATCTAAcatgtaaaatgtaattaatgcAAATCACGTGGTGTCAATTTCTTAAGAAAATGAAGCTTGGGATTAAGATCGAAAGGAACAAGGTTTCTGGAGTTCTAGGGTACAAATACTTATCAGCTAGAATAACGTagtataaatgattttaaatacaCCAAAATATCGACAAATGTGGTACCCACTTAAATCATTGTTTGCAAAAAGAAGATTTGGAAAagtaatgtatatatatttattgttatgaaCTAATATGTGGGTCTGCTTGTTTTTGACCTGTCAAATACCAAATGAATAAATCTGGTTTTCCAAGCTCACAAAGTTGTTGgcatattcacaaactttttgTTCTTGAAACCAAGTTCTGGGTCTGGCCGCTGGAAGTTCCTTTCACTGTTACTATTCATAGGAGAACATTTTATATGTGGAAGTTCCTTTCACTGTAACTATTTATAGCAGATCATTTTATATCTCTATAATGCTAGAATGTCCaagttatattaattaatatcctCACCTAATTAACtatgtttttgaatttaatgCTAAGGAATTTTAATACTGCAGCTTTcagtatcttttttttttctatcaggATTTCTTCCTTGTAATTGTTCTATAGCAGACACTTCATGAGCTCCAGGGTGAAAGTTGGCGATAATTGTTATGATCCCAGTTTAACGTGACATGAATCAGAGACAAAACATTCTTTGATATTTCGTGAATCATTCATTACATCAACTCAGGATCTCAATCATTATGATTCTTCTGAAAAGAAACACTATTTAGTCGTCTTCTTTATTCTCATCATTCGGAAATATTAAGATTAGTATTAGCTTAAATTGTTCTTAAGTGGGGGCTAAAACTACAACCATGATACCTAAATTGACATCATTATTCATGATATAAACCAACTGTGTCCGAATCAGGGTCAGCTACACCTAACTACGTTAATTGTTGAGTGCCCTCAAAACGATCATAATGCACAGTTGTTAAAGAGGATAAATAATGCATAAGACTAATTTAATTCCTCAGGCACCAAAACTGTACTATTATACTAGTGTTAAgaattccaaaatttaataCAAGTTTCCTTCTTAGTAGACAACACTTACTAGATGGGTCCCGTGGCAGAGCTTCAGTTTGTATGTTGTTATCgtggtttaaatattttttttctttttctaaaataggttttgtaaaaaaaaaaaaaaaacttttggcttctgaaaatcaaatattttttatttggttttcgaaaaaagattgattattttttccaaaaaaaaaaagttggttATATCAATtatgtcaaaaatatttttgttcacaTGTTTATCCATTCTACGTAAATTGACAATgttattagaataaaattaaaataaaaggatctaaaaaacaagaaaaagaaattagacGCCAAAGAAAGTCAAACGTAATtcaagaatgaaaaatattttaataaacaatcATTACTGcaagaaaaccaaaattatttataaaaaataaaaaaatcaaaatctttAATCGTCGACAGCAGGGTTCGAACCTGCGCGGGCGTAGCCCAACAGATTTCAAGTCTGTCTCCTTAACCACTCGGACATATCGACTCTTGATATATAATGCTAATTTATTCATTAAAGTTAATTACTTATTAACGAAAAGGAATGCATACATTGTGGATTGTCTAATCCAATAATAAGATCTGGTAGCTCAATATTTTATATAGCATCAAGTCACACTTTGTATTATTCCTTTTCACATAATCCTACTATGGAGTTAGAATCTTTAGCAGTGAGATTTAGCTTGGATTGTGATATCTTCATTTGAAATCTATaatttgttctaaaaaaaatacttatgggaccattttttaaatagaaaaacaaaactaggATGATTATCATAttgttaatttttcatatatcaatatgaatttacattattaattaattcatttcttttttcactttcaaagttaaagaaatattttatcacatttcttctcattatataattataatttcctTTACCTAAAACtagtataattttttcttattactaAGTCCAAAACCCTTTATTTTAAGTAAACCTGTTAACTTCCTTtttggtaatattttttattacaaaagaaAGTTATAAAAAGGTTGTTTAATTTTGAgatgtgtatttattttatttttacttattgtttattattttcataaataattacataGTCAATTTAGTagtttgttttacttttatgtttaaatattaatgtaaaagataaaaaaaattaaatatatacccAAATAGCAATTACTTGacgaaaaataaatgaaataaataaattcagaCCGTTAGAGTTTAAGCGGGTTTCTAAACGTTGTCGTCTCACCGTCATTGCTGTACTTGGTTCCAATTCCACCTCACATTCCTTATCTTCCTCCTTCTCATCGTCGTGGAGTTTCAGTTTCCGATGAAAACTTAATTTCAGACCcctcaaaaacaaaaacatgaacaCGTTAATCTCACCTTCTATGAACCGTTACCTTTGGGGGGTTCCCTACTCTTCCGTCTCTCCGGTTcgaaacaacaacacaaacgTGGTTAACGTTACAAGATTGCATTGCACAGTTACTACCAACTTGTTCTCACACTCTCTCGTTCATGCCAAGCTCTCCGCACGTGCCACCTCCGATGAAGTAGACACGCAGATAGTGGCCGAGGAACTTGCAGAGGAGACGAACGTGGAAGAGAAAAGCAACCAGGAGAACACGTCCACTTTTTCTGCTCCAATTGACAAAGAGCTTAAAAAGGTTGGTTCTGAGTTCTAAGTTCCCACTTCTGGTCGTTCAAGAATTTCAATTTAAGACAAATTTTAAGGGTGCCCATTTCGTTAAAACCTATGCTTTCTTGGAAAATTTGTAGTTTCCATGTTGGCAAGTGGATGGGgattttgatgtttgttttgttaTGTGACAGGTTGCTCAGAAAACTGCTGCTACCTTTGCGCCAAGGGCTTCCACCGCCACCAAAAACCCT carries:
- the LOC114178411 gene encoding uncharacterized protein LOC114178411 — encoded protein: MLKLLNKNLRRLSSLLKSSLRRRSKSKPSFDNPSPKPPTEPPSPPSKPIRIATFNAAFFSMAPVLLEPDRSTASDDDNVERPKSTYDRPPRSILKQSQSPPLGKSKLRVSINLPDNEISLRQTSFSEHERAKGSWSFSEEVEGERQRKTVLEVLREVNADVLGLQDVKAEEENGMKPLSDLARALGMNYVFAESWAPQYGNAVLSKWPIKRWKLQKIFDHTDFRNVLKATIDVPEEGELHFYCTHLDHLDESLRMKQINAILQSNDEPHILAGGLNSLDESDYSQERWTDIVKYYEEMGKPTPKVEVMKYLKNRHYRDAKDFSGECESVVMIAKGQSVQGTCKYGTRVDYILSSSDSTYEFVSGSYLVLSSKGTSDHHIVKADVVKVNRNPQENLTKKQEQSGHNVQRIKSTPSKCIWKTQTHDID
- the LOC114180562 gene encoding protein RESISTANCE TO PHYTOPHTHORA 1, chloroplastic, which encodes MNTLISPSMNRYLWGVPYSSVSPVRNNNTNVVNVTRLHCTVTTNLFSHSLVHAKLSARATSDEVDTQIVAEELAEETNVEEKSNQENTSTFSAPIDKELKKVAQKTAATFAPRASTATKNPAVPGTVLYTVFEVQGYVSVLLGGALSFNLIFPSDEPDIWRLMGMWSIWMFTIPSLRARDCSKNEKEALNYLFLLIPLINVVIPFFWKSFAVVWSADVVAFLGMYAWKFGWFQRTD